GCTGGTGGCAGAAATCGATCACCTGGGCTTCAGAGTTCCTTACGTCGTTCTGAAGTTTGTTCAGGATGGTCATGGCAGCGATGGCTGGCGTCATATGGAAATTGCTCATGGTCCAGCCATTGGCATTGTTCTCATATTTATTACCGCTGGTAGATTTCGGAACCGTGAGATCTATTGGCAGCGATTTCTGGAAATCAGCTACAGCCTTTGTTACAGCAGCTTTGGTAGCAGGATTTTCAGCGAAAGCAGGATCATTAGGGTCCAGCACACCGATCAGTTTCTTTTTGAAGTCATCGATCTTTTTATACAACTCTTCGCCTTTGCCTTCTTTTTCAAGGAGGCGGGTAGAGGCATCGAGTTTGTCGGCATTCATTTTTTGTTCGCCGTTCTCTTCGTGAGAACCTGCGTATTCAGCAAGCTGATTTTTCAAATTTTGAATTTCAGTATACATCGAAGCAGCAAGTGCTTTTGCAGCTTCTGCTTTGGGAGCCCAGATGGCAGCTTTGGCTGCAGTCTGGCCATCCTTCTTCTTCTCTTCCAGTGACTGGTATGTCAAAGCGTTCTTGTCGCTGATGATCTGGTTCGAAGTAGTGATACTGTTATTTACGGTTTCGAAGGCATTGATGATTTCTGATGATACGTTGAGTGCCAGCAATGCTGTCAACACCAGGTACATCATATTGATCATCTTCTGCCGGGGCTCTTTTGGTAAAGCCATGGATCTGGGTTTTTCAGTTTAAACAATTCAAAGTCTAATGCGTACGATTGGGTACAGGATTATTGGACCGCCTGTGTGATTAGCGACCTTGCATAGCGCTGAGCATGTTTCCGTAAACGGTGTTCAGGCTGCTGAGGTTACCCGCCAGTTTGGCGATTTGCTCATGGGCTTTCTTCGCATCTTCAACGCTGTTCTGCATGGTTTGAGAAGCAGCGGCGAGGTTGCCGTAAAAACCTTTCATGGCTTTCAGGTGGTTGTTGGTGTCCTGTAATTCCAGTTCGTAGATCGCATTGAGAGAACCGAGGTTCTTGGTCAATACAGAAACCTGCTCATGGAATTGTTTAGTGCTGTCTGCTGCAGAATTGAAAGTAGTGATGGTAGCAGTAGCGCCCTGGTAGGCAGTTGTCATCTGTCCCAATGCATTGGCTGCTTCTTTTGTTTTAGCAGAGTAGTCATTGGTAGATTTTACTACATCAGATACATCAGCAATATTGCTAACAGATGTGCCCAGTTTTTTGAATCCGTCGCTCAGGCTTTTCAGGCTGGCTGGGGTGATGTCGGCATCCTGCATCATTTTGTTCATGTTGTCCAGAGCAGGGTTACCGGAAGAAGCGCCACCGGCCAGTTTAGGCAAAGCCTCAGCTATAGCGTGCATTTCAGATCCGGGAGGAGGTAAGAATGCGTATACAACAAAAATAACTGCTTCTGTGATCAGACCTGCTGTAAGGAAGAAGTCTGCCAGAGGTTGGTGCGTAATCTTCTGCCAGGCGCCAAAGATTACGATAGCAGCGCCCATACAAACGATTATGTTTACAATTCTTTCTGTTG
This portion of the Pseudobacter ginsenosidimutans genome encodes:
- the porL gene encoding type IX secretion system motor protein PorL/GldL gives rise to the protein MAGVSKSTERIVNIIVCMGAAIVIFGAWQKITHQPLADFFLTAGLITEAVIFVVYAFLPPPGSEMHAIAEALPKLAGGASSGNPALDNMNKMMQDADITPASLKSLSDGFKKLGTSVSNIADVSDVVKSTNDYSAKTKEAANALGQMTTAYQGATATITTFNSAADSTKQFHEQVSVLTKNLGSLNAIYELELQDTNNHLKAMKGFYGNLAAASQTMQNSVEDAKKAHEQIAKLAGNLSSLNTVYGNMLSAMQGR